TTCTTTCTACTCTTTGAGAAACCAAAATACTCACCTCGTACAAACCATAAAGTGGAATAGCCACTAAAATTTGGCTAATCATGTCAGGCGAAGGCGTAATTATCGCCGCAACTATTAAAATTACTACGATGGAGTGCTTTCTGTATTCTCTTAAAAAAGAGGCCGACACAATTCCAACTTTGGTCAAAACAAACATTGCCATTGGTAACTGGAAAGTTATGCCACAAGCAAGTGTTAGAGTCGCAAGAATAGAAATGTATGACTGAATGTCAAATGTATTTTGGATAGATTCGTCAATGGTAAAGTTTACTAAAAAGTTAATCGCCATTGGAGCAACCACATAGTAACCAAACAAAGTACCTAAAGCAAAAAGTAAGGTCACCCAAAAAACTGATCCTCTTGAAGCTTTCTTCTCAGTAATTTTAAGACCTGGCTTGATAAAACGCCATATTTCCCAAAAAACATATGGAAAAGCAATGAGCAAACCGAAAATCGCCGATGCCGTTAATTGCATCATAAATTGACCTGAAACCTCCCTACTGATCAAACTGAAGTTCATCTTTTCGATGCACATACTTGCAATTCCAACTACATTGCCAAGCTCGCACATTTTGCGATATGTCCAAAAAGTTGTTTCTGAAGGCCCCAAAATGATATTTTTAAATATCCACGGCATCCAAAACCAAGAAGCAATCATAAACACCAATATAGCTGCTACTGACCTTATCAAATGCCAGCGAAGCTCCTCTAGGTGCTCTATAAAGGTCATTTCATCACCTTCTTCTTTTTCGCTATCGTCGTCGTAGTCTATCTCTTTTTGGTCTAATGGCATTATTTAAGCGTTTGTCTGCTTGAAAAGTGGGAAGCCTTGCATCCACTCATTTATTTCTACACGTACATCATTAATGATGCTATAGTTTTCGTGATTTGTTAAAACTTTATCTACCAACTCCACAACTCTTAGAAAATCTGATTCTACGAGACCTCTTGTGGTCATTGCCGCCGCTCCTACTCTCATTCCTGAAGTTGTAAATGCAGAAGCTTCATCGAAAGGAACCATGTTTTTGTTTACCGTGATATCAGCTTTGATCAGCGTATTCTCAGCAACTTTTCCTGTAATTCCTTTTGGTCTGAGGTCAATTAATGCCAGGTGATTATCCGTTCCTCCTGAAATTACTTTGTATCCTTTTTCTACAAAAGCATTTGCCATTACATTGGCATTTTTCTGCATTTGAACAGCATATGCCCCAAACTCGTCAGTTAAAGCTTCTCCAAAAGCTATCGCCTTAGCAGCAATAATGTGCTCAAGAGGTCCACCTTGCGTTCCAGGAAAAACTCCTGAATCTAGCAATGAAGACATCGTACGAGTTGCACCTTTCATTGTTTTGATTCCGTAAGGATTCTCAAAATCGTTACGCATCATGATCACACCTCCACGAGTACCTCTCAATGTTTTGTGAGTAGTGGTAGTTACAATATGACAATGATCGAATGGATCATTTAAAAGCCCTTTGGCAATTAAGCCAGCAGGGTGAGAAATATCAGCTAGCAGGATTGCTCCTACTTTATCTGCAATGTTTCTTAATCGCTCATAATCCCAATCTCTAGAGTAAGCAGAAGCTCCACAGATGATCAATTTTGGCTTTTCTTTCAAAGCTGTTGCTTCTACTTTATCCCAATCGATCAAACCTGTTGCTCTCTCTACACCGTAGAAAAAAGGCTGGAAATACTTACCCGAAATATTAACTGGAGAACCATGTGATAGGTGACCACCGTGAGATAAGTCGAATCCTAAAATTTTATCACCTGGATTTAAACAAGCTAAAAACACTGCTGTGTTTGCTTGAGCACCCGAATGTGGCTGCACATTTGCCCAAGTAAGATTGAATAATTCCTTCAATCTATCAATTGCTACTTGCTCTACTACGTCAACAACTTCGCAACCACCATAGTAACGTTTTCCGGGAAGTCCTTCTGCGTACTTATTGGTCAAGACAGAACCTGCAGCTTCCATTACTTGTGGAGAAGTAAAATTCTCTGAAGCAATGAGTTCTATTCCGTTAAGTTGTCTTTTGTGTTCTTTTTCAATGAGGTCAAAAACCTGCGTATCTCTAGAAATTGTAGAAGGCATTAAACTTTTGTTTTGGGATTTTGAAAATGCGAGTGCAAAAATACAACCTGAGATCGAAATATCTAAAGAAAATGGATGTTAAATGTAATGAACCTCCATCCTTGCTTTTTTGCCACCATTCGACAAAAGCTCAAGGCAGCAAAGTCACGAGGACACAAAAGTTTTGGAATCTTTTCATTTAATAATGCTTAAAAGTTAAATCTCAATATGATTCATATGACATAAGCCATCTAAAAGGATCTGATTTCCTAAATGAAGTTTGTTATTTGATTTTTACTTTTCAGTTCTATCAAAGGTCTTCTTTCCTTCACTTGTGGCAAAGGGATTGGAGTGGTTGAACTGATTTTCACGGATTGTTTTTTCACTGTGAACTTTGCTTAATTTCTTTGGGATCTCTATGGTGAAATATTTTGTTTTAAATTCTAATACCGAGCTTCACGAAATTTGAGTATTAGATTGATTAAAAATCTCTTTTTTTACAAGCTCAATATCTTTCACATTTGTCAGTAGGAGAAGTTGGTTTATTTCATGGTTTTGATATTCAATCATCGCTCTTTTCATTCCGCTTTGCTCAAATTCTCTTAAACTTAAGTCTGATTTTTCGTAGATACCTAAGTAGACTTTTGTTTTTTTTACTTTAGTAAATAACATTTGATGCAGAATTACTTTCTTATTTGTATTATTCAATTCAATTTTCTTCCAAAATACCCAAGCAAAGAACCTAAAAAGCAAATATCCAAAAGAAATAATTGAAGCATGAACAATTCCAATTTGACCAAAGAGGAAAAAACTTAAAGAATAACAACCAAGAATAAAAACTACTATTTCTTTGAATAACAAAGGCATTCTATCGGAAATAAAAACACACCCTTCATTGCTTTCTATTTTTATTTTTGACGGATTGCTATTCATTTCTCATTAATCACTAGAATACGAAGTTCAATAGAAGCAAAATCAAAAAGACAGTAAGCAAAGCAATTACTTTTACTTTTATTGACTTTGGCTTTAAAAATACCAAATATAATGCTACTTCTTTACCACTGCCTAAGCCAAGAAGCATAGAATTCGTTGTACCAATTTCATCACGGTTTAATAATCTTTCAAGAAAAAACCTGACTCCATAAAGTGGAACGAAGAAGAAACTCGCTATTAAAACTTGTTACAAAATTTCATTCTTTTTTTCTTTCAATTTACAGTTAGTTTTTTTTCACCAATCTACTAGTTTTAATTTCTTCCTTTCTTTGCATTTTCACTCTAGTTCAACAGATTGAATTGATTTTTAGGGATGTATTTTGACCAAACCATTCGCCACCGTTTTATAGAATCCAAATCCTTCCCACTTCCAACTTCCAAACTCAAAAACTTCCCAATTCCAAAAAGCCACTACTCTATCTTCTCATAATCCTTGAATACTGGCACTTTCATGCTTTCGATGAGCTTGCGGTAAGAAGCCCACTGTGTTTCGTAGAAAGCGTTTACTTTTTCAATTGTTTTTTCTGTCTCAGCTTCAGCATTTTCTACCAAAAGCATTTCGGCAGCACCTATTTTGCTTTTTGATCTCACATATCTTGATGCTTCACTTATTTCTCCCGGTGCGGTTATTTGGAAAGGGCGACCATATCCTTGGCGTTTAAACTTTTTGCCCATCACAATTTCATTAGTCGATTTCAGAGAATCCAACATTGCCTTGGAAGCCTTCATAAGTGTATCCAAACCTTTATCTTCACTTGTTTTTAATTGAGCAATCAAGTTTTCAACAGTAATTTTAGACTCCTCCAACCTATCTGTTGCTTGAACAAGTTTATCTGTGCTTTTGTACAATCTTTTCACAATTTCACGCTTCTTTGTTTCTCCTACCAAATCAAAGCTTTTTCTTGGATCAGCCTTAACGGTAACCATTGTAGAATCAGAGGTGCTATCCATTTTTACAACAACCTTATAAATACCTGGCAGTACATCCATTCCACCGTTTTCTGAGTCGCTTGGTTTCGGCTTTTTACTACCTGGGTATCTATTTCCTTTTTCATTCAGTCCCCAATACAAAGTATGAAAGCCAACTGTATCTACTTTTTGTTTTAAAGTCCTGATATGAAGACCTGTCGCATCATAAATCTTTGCAATTAATGAGTCTGTGTAAGTAAATGTAGTAGAATCTTTTGGGTTCTTATTCCCCTTAGGAGCAGCATAATAGCGAATAAGCGACCCTGTTCTTCTGTTATCTCCTTCGTACATTCCATCTCCACCAAACATGATTCCTGGTGCATCTTTTATTTCAGCTAAATATGCGTCATTGGCTGCAAACACCTTTAATTTGGTGTTCTTTAAAGCATTATTTTTAGCAAAATCTCTCAATGGTTTTATGTTATCCAAGACATATATACCTCTTCCAAAAGTGGCAACTACTAAGTCCGATTCACGTTCTTGAATTGCCAAATCCATAGAACTTGCGGGTGGAAAACCGTGCTCGTATCTATTGAAACTAATACCATTATCGAGACTCATAAAAAGCCCTTGTTCCGTTCCTACAAATATCAAATTAGGTTCCACTGGATCTTGAATTACACTGAGTGCATATCCAGTCACTTTTGACTCGTCAACCATTCTTTCCCACGACAGACCGTAGTTTTTTGTCCTATACACGTAAGGAATAAAAGCACCGCCATTTCTGTAATTATTAGCCACAACAAATGCCTCACCAGCATTGTAAGTGGAAGCTCTTATTTGCGGAATCCAAGCTTCATCTGGCAAACCAGCCATTTTTGAAGATACTTCTTGCCATGTTTTACCTCCATCGCGAGTTACTTGTACATTTCCATCATCGGTACCTACCCATATCACATTCTTATCTAACGTGGATGGGGCGATTGTCAAAATAGAATTGTGATTCTCCGCAGAAGTAATATCCATGGTAAGCCCTCCACTATTGTCTGAGGCCTTGATTTGTTCCTTATTGTTCGTTGTTAAATCTGGTGAAATGATCTCCCAGGTGTAGCCCTTATCCATGGACTTGTGAATAAATTGAGAGCCAAAATACAAGGCTCCAGTTCCTTTATCGTGTGCAATGGCAGCATTCCAGTTGAACCTCAATCTCATTTTGGGATCTGGATGAGTAGGTTTCAAGAATTCTGATGCACCTGTAAGCACATCATACCTTGCTAGGTTCCCTCCTTGAGACATTGCCCAGCCATATCGATTATCGGAAGGGTCAGGAACAACGTCAAAACCATCTCCAAACAGAACTACTTCCCAGTATTGATTCCTAATTCCTCCTGTTTTCCAAGTATAAGAAGGCCCTTTCCAAGACCCATTATCCTGCAAGCCTCCATAAACGTTATAAGGAATTTCATTATCTACATTTATATGGTAAAACTGCCCAACAGGAATAGATTCGCAATACTGCCATTTCTTCGCTCTATCTCTCGATATAGCGACTCCGCCATCGTTTCCATTTATAATAAAACTTGGGTCTTGTGGATGTATCCAAAATGCATGATGATCAGGATGCACCCCACTGTAAGGAACTATAACTTTAAAGTTTTTGCCACCATCTTCACTCAAAGAGATCATTTGGTAAATATTGTAAACCCTATTTTCGTTTTGTGGGTCTACGGCCAAGTCGAAAAAGTAAAAAGGTCTATTATTGGCAATATCCTCATCATCTGTTATTTTTTCCCACTTTTCTCCCCCATCAAAGGATTTATAAAGGGCATTCTTATCTGATTCTACCAAGGCATAAATGATATTGGGGTCACTAGGAGCAATGGCAAAACCCATTCTTCCTAAGTCGCCTTTGGGCAAGCCATTTTTATCAGTGAGTTTTTTCCAGTTTTTGCCTCCATCATATGTCAAATACATTCCAGAACCAGCACCACCAGACTTAAAATCATAAGGTGTACGCTTGTGCTCCCACATATTTACCAAAAGCTTGTTTGGATTGGTAGGGTCCATTACAAAGTCACCAACTCCACTGTTTTCATTTGTAAAAAGGATTCTCTCCCAAGTTTCACCTCCATTTGTTGTTTTATATACCCCTCTTTCTTGATGTGATGCAAAAGGATTTCCTGTAGCACCTACATACACCACATTGGGGTTATTAGGATCAATTAGTATGCGATGAATAATTACGGTTTTCTCAAGGCCCATTGACTTCCAAGTTTTCCCACCATCCATCGATTTGAAAATTCCAGCTCCAAGGTTTATTGAGTTTCGTGGATTACCTTCTCCAGTTCCTGCCCATATCACGGCTGGGTTTGATTGCTGAATAGCTACAGCACCAATATTAATGATAGGATTTTTATCAAAAATAGATTCCCATGTTGTTCCTCCATTTTCAGTTTTCCAAACTCCACCAGAAGCTGTTCCAACATAAATAATGTCTGGATTTGCCCATACAGCGTCTATGGAAGTTACTCTTCCAGACATCGTTCCTGGCCCGATGCTTCTAAACTTTAGATCTTTGAATAAGGCCATGTCCAATTTGTTGTTGCTAGCTGTGATACTAGTCGCTTGAACTACCTTTTTGCTTTTCTTTTGGGCAAAAGAAATGGAAGTAATAAATAGTGTTGCAAACACTAAAACTGCAAGTGAACGTAATTTCATTTCAAAATAGGGTTATGGGTTCTTGATAACACAAGGTCTTAATAAATCTCGATTTGATGCATTCAAGATTTAAAACTTTTTTCTAATTGTAAAAAGGAAATTTCTTCCTGGAGCAGAAATCCCTGAGGCAAAGTTCCTGTAGTTTTTATCCAATATATTTTCCAAACTGAATTGTAAAGTCCAATCTTTACTAATAGAATAAGAGGTTCTAGTATTTAAAGTCCACCAGCTAGGAGACCCATCTACAGTTGCATATTGGACATTGTCCTCCCCGTTGGGACTGTAATCCTCTAACCTTTTCCATCCATTATACATTGCAAAAAGCTCCATTTCAAATTTGTTTTCTTGAAAGTGCAGACTGGTTTTTCCGTACATTGGAGGAATGTGATCTAAGGGCGTACCATCATCCAGTTTTCCAATAGTTTTGCTAAGCGTAGAGGATAGGTTTAATTCTTTGTTGAATTTATAATCCAATTTCACATTCCATCCATGTACAGTAGCTCTTGCTTGATTTTGCATAGCAACAACTCTGCTTTCTACCCCTTGAAATATAAAAGTTCCAGATCCATTTATTGTAAAGTCACTTACAACGATTGCGTTTCTTAAAAATGTATAAAAATACACCCCTTCCAAGCTCAATTTCCTTGCAAATTCATGCTTGAGTCCAAATTCTATATTGTAAGTATACTCAGGATTCAGGTTTGGATTGGGAACAATTAGCGTACCCGCAGCAGAGTCAAACACTTTTGCAAGGTCATCAATATTGGGGGTTCTAAATCCTGAACTCACCAGCGTTTTTAATCGAGTTGAGTTTGAGGGTAAGTAAATGAGCCCCATATTACCTGAGAATGCGGTATTCTTTTGCTCCGCATTGTTTCCTTCATAAGGGAAGAAATCTTTATTCTTGAAAGTCGCATTCAAATCCGCATAATTAAATCGTACGCCACCATTCCAAAGCACTTTTGGATTAAGTTTGATATGATCATTCAAATAAACAGAATATGCACTCGTTTTGCTGCCTCCATCTGGATATCGTGTTTGTGCAGGAATCTCTGCTGACATCGCATCCTGAATGTTATTAGTAAAAGCATGAGATGAAACATTATTCTCCAGTAATTCAATTCCGTATTGAATGCTATGTCTCTTAAGATGTTTTTGAAAATCCGCATTTAAGCCAAGAACATTAACATCTTCGTTTTGGGTTGTCCTAATGTAATTGAATGCCTTTCTTGAAATCCTACTTTCGGCAAAGTATTGGATTGAACCTATCACACTTGCCTTGTCATAAAGTTTAGTTCGTGGTAAATCAATACTGTAAGAACCAAGCAAACGGACTTCAGGGCCATATAACCATTCTGAGAAACGTAGATTTCCAGTAGCATTCTTATCTGTTAACCTGTCATATCTCGGCACACTTGAACTCATGGATACCTGAAGATTTAGGCGATGGCTAATAGAACCAGTTTGAAGTTTTACTTTTTGCAAAAAATCGTATTGATTATAGCCACTCGGGCTTTGAAGATAAGGATCAGGATTTGGTAATACCACATCCACCCCTCCTTGATATTTCATATAGTTTTCCTTCAAACCAAAGCCTTCAAATCCTTTCTTAAAGTTTTTCCCCATCATAAGATCTCCAAATTGAGAAACGGAAACACTACTTAAAAAGGCAATATTTTCGAGGCCATAATTAAGGTCAAAGTGGGCTGTTTTTTCATTATTTACCGATCCATATCGAACAAAAGCATTGGCATTAAATTCCTCAAATTGAGCTTCCTTTGTACGAAAGTGCAATACTCCTCCAAGGGCATCGGAACCAAAATTCACAGAACTTGGCCCTATCACAACTTCCACTCTTTCCAAAATATTTTGGTCTATACGTAGTACATTTTGCAAGTGACCTCCACGAAAAATTGCATTATTCATGCGAACACCGTCCACTACCACCAATACTTTGTTTGCCTCAAATCCGCGTAATACAGGACTTCCTCCACCAGCTTGACTTTTTTGCACAAAAACCTCCCCTGATTGTTCTAAAAGGGACGCTGAATTTCCAGTATTTTGAAACGAAATTTGCTTTTTACCAATGATCGTAATCTCCTGAGGCGATTCTTTTTTGAGTTGCTCGAATCTAGAGCCAGAAACAACAATATCCTCCAGAGAAATGGTTGAATCAATTTGAGCATAAATTGCTGAAGAGTTTAAAATGGTGAAAACCAAAAAACTTAAAAGTAGCCTCATATAAAAGAAGTGCTGTAGATTTGAAAACTCAAATTGAATAAAACTTGGATAACAAGCGGCAATAATACCTCATTTACTCCAAAAAAGCACGTAGGACAAAACCTTAATTGCCATTTTCCAAGATATATTTAACTTGTACAATCTTTTGAAAAGCAAACACGTAATCAAGCTTAAATAAAAGCTCAACCGAACAAACTAAAACTCAATGAAACTAAAGTTAACCATATCACTATGCCTTTGTCTTCTTGTATTTTTTGAAAGCTACGGTCAACGAGATAAATCTGTCAAAAAGAGTGTAAGTGAAAATATAAACTCAAAGAATAATTCGCTGGAAAAACTCTATAAAGGAAAGGAATGGAGAAATATAGGTCCGTACCGAGGTGGTAGATCCCTCGCCGTTGCAGGACATAAAGATCAACCTTTTACTTACTATTTTGGTGCCGTAGGTGGTGGAGTTTGGAAAACTACCGATGCTGGAACCAACTGGGATTACATCAGTGACAGCACTTTTAAATCTAGTTCAGTAGGAGCAATTGCTGTTGCTCCTTCGGACCCAAATGTGGTCTACGTGGGAATGGGTGAAGCTGATATGCGAAGCAATATCAGTTTTGGAGATGGAATGTATAAGTCCCTCGATGCTGGTAAAACTTGGAAATTTATAGGATTACCCAAAGCAGATGCCATCGCAACTGTAGAAGTTCACCCAAAAGACGCCAATATTGTTTACGTCGCAGCGGTAGGAAACCCATTTGCACCAAATAAAGAGCGAGGTGTTTTTAGATCTAAAGATGGCGGAGCTACTTGGGATCATATTTTGGCAAAAGACGACAGTACAGGTGCTTATCATGTTCGCATAGACCCAAATAATCCACGAGTTATTTATGCTACCATGTGGCAAGCCAATAGAAATGGGCATAGCATGAGTAGCGGTGGTAAAAACTGTGGATTGTTCAAATCTACAGATGGAGGTGACACTTGGGTTTCGCTCAGTGAAAATCCTGGAATGCCAAAGGGGCTTCTAGGGAAAATTGGAATTGCGGTTTCTCCAGCAAACTCTAACAGACTTTATGCATTAATAGAAAATGAAAATGGTGGTTTGTACACTTCATACGATGCGGGAGAAACTTGGAAGTTGGTCAATAATGACAAGAATCTGTGGCAGCGTCCTTGGTACTACATGAATTTACAAGCTGATCCGCTCAACGAAGAAGGGGTAATTATCTTAAATGTAAATGCATTTAAATCTACAGATGGTGGCAAAACTGTGAAAAGAATCAGCGTGCACCATGGAGATACACACGATATATGGATCAATCCAAATAACTCAGCAAACTACATCATTGGTGACGACGGCGGTGCTGAAGTTACATTTAATGATGGAGCAACTTTTTCAGAGTTGGATATTCCTACTGCTCAGTTTTATCATGTGCACGTAGACAATGAATTTCCGTATAATATTTATGGCTCACAACAAGATAACTCTACCATCAAAATCGCCAGTAGAACTGATGGGTATAGTATTGGAGACAAAGATTGGATTTCGGTTGCTGGAGGAGAGTCTGGATACATTGCGATAGACCCCTTAAATCCAAAAATAACCTATGGTGGTTCTTACGACGGTTACATGACTAAACATGATCAGTCCACCAATCAGGAACAAAACATCATGGTTTATCCCGAAAACAACATGGGACACACATCTGCCCAGAAGAAATATAGATTTCAATGGACCTTCCCTATTGTGTTTTCTCCGCACGACAATACTCGTTTGTATTGTACTTCTCAATATGTGCATGTGACACATGATGGAGGACATTCTTGGGAAATTATAAGTCCTGACCTTACTCGCAATGACCCAAAAACAACTGGAAATACAGGTGGGCCCATTACATTAGATCAAACTGGGGCTGAGATTTATGCCACTATTTATACCCTTTCGGAATCAACATTAGAAAAAGGAAACATTTGGGTGGGTAGTGACGACGGATACATTCATGTGACCAAAGACAATGGCAAGAACTGGGAAAATATGTCGATCCCAACAAGTGAACTTGGCGATTTTGCGATGATTTCTATCATTCACACTTCGGAGCACGAAAAAGGGAAAGCTTATGTGGCAGCAACGAGATATATGTTTGGTGATCGCAAACCTTATCTTTTCAAAACCAGCGATTACGGTAAAACTTGGACAAATATTAGCAAAGGAATTCCTGCAGATGAGTATACAAGAGTACTAAGAGAAGACCCAAACAAACCCGGCTTGCTTTACACAGGAACAGAAAGAGGAATTTATGTTTCTTTCAATGATGGCGAAACTTGGACTCCATTAAGTATGAATTTACCCAATACTTCAATTCGTGATTTACAAGTACAAAAACGTGAAAAAGATTTGGTAGTAGCTACCCACGGTTTGTCTTTTTGGGTGCTTGATGACCTAACACCTTTGTATGAAATCAAGGACAAGAAAATTGACTTGAGCACAAAAGAACACCTTTTTAAACCTCGTCATGCCTATAGAATGGGGGGAGGAAGTAGCAGCCGAAGAAGTGGTGGATCAGTAGGAACCAATGCAGAGAATGGAGTTTTGGTAAATTACTATTTCGCTGAAAAGCCTACTGAGGAGCTCAAGTTGCATTTCATTAGCATGTCAAATGACACTATCATCACTTATTCAAGCAAAAAAGACCTCAAAGGTGAGCCTTTCAAAGTGAGCAAGGACTTTTATGTAGATGATGAAAAAACAAAACCAATGGCACTTCCTGCCAAAGAAGGGTTCAACCATTTTGTTTGGAATATGCGATATGCAGATGCCACAGAAATTAAAGGTGAAAAATCACCAATGTGGGCTGGTGGATTAACAGGACCAAAAGTTATTCCCGGATTTTACAAAATGAGCTTGATGGCTGGAGACAGACTCATCAAAGAAGAAAGATTTGAAATCATCAAAGATCCAAGAGTAAAAACGAGCCTTTCGGACTTGAAAGAACAAGAAAGTCTTTTGCTGAAAATACACGCCAAACTAGATGAATCTCACAAAAATATCAACCAGATTCGTTCCATAAGATCTTCCGTAAATACTTACATGAAAGGCGTGAAAGACAGTACTTTAGTGAAAAACTTTGAGACTCTTACCACACCAATGCTTAAAAAACTGGACGAACTTGAAACCTCTTTGGTTCAAAATAAGGCAAAAGCAGTGCAAGACTTGCTGGCCTACCCTATCCGATTAAATGATAAAATGGCTGGCCTAGCAAATGTGGTTGAAAGTGCCGAAACGAAACCAACAGCTGGTTCTTATCTTGTTTTTGAAGACCTCAAAACCAAGATAGAAGCAACATCCGCAAGCTTGAAAGAAATCGTATCGAAAGAAGTACCAGCTTTCAACCAAATGGTGAAGGAGAATCAGTTACCGGCGATTAATTTGGAGTAATTCAAGACATTATTAAGCGAGAGACTGGAAGTTCAGTATTGTTTATCGAGCTTTTGGTCTTTTTTTATATTTAGACAACTGAGAAGACGCAAGGTTCGCAAAGCCTGTTCTCAACAAAGAACCTTAGCATGCTTTGAATGAGGTTATGCCATTTAAATAATTCGTATTCTGTTTAAAACTGACCACGTCTGACTATGGTCCGACGATACATTTGATTGAAATTCGTTAAAGTGAACAGTTCTCGAACAAAAAAATCGACTCCAAAACTCCAATCCTCCAAAACTCACAAATTCAAACTCCGCTTACCGCTTCGCCCAAATCTCATGTATAGGGTCGCCTTTGCTGCTTAGGCCAGTGTGGTGCCATTCGTTGTTGATTAGTTCATAGTCGAAGCTTAGGACTGCTCCTACCCTGCTGTTGTCTTTGGAGAAATATTGGATGGTTTCTATATATTTCCCGTTTCGGGCGGTGTAAAGTCCACCTCCACTACCTGAGAATTTCATATCTGCCACATCGTAGGCAATCCATAGGAAATAGCCATCAAACAAGATTTTTAGTGTTTTACGTGAGCTATCTTCTCCCCTTCGTGTAGATTCTTTACCATTCACCACTCTTCCACTGAAAAGCCAATTATTTTCCATTTCTTGATCTGCAAGGCTCACTTTTTTCCAATCTTTGGACATTTTCAAAGCCAAATCCTTTTTTTCATCCATCTCAAAATTGGAATTGAACTCCAGTTTTACATTAAAAAACTTCCCCTTCTTTTCTACAAAACCTCCCCTCGTAAGTACAAACGTTGCAGGATTAGACTGAAAAATGGTTTCTACCAAATAGTTGTCTGTCAAGATGATGCGGTGAGTGTTGGCTTCTTGGTCTGTAAATTCAAAAACTTGAGCTTGTAAGCCAAAAGAGAAAATCGAACACAGGAGTATGAGAGTTATTTGCTTCATTTTTGAGACTTTTGGAATAAAATTAAGCTTTATTTTCATATCGGCGTACTTTTGCATCAAGCAAAACGAAAATCATGTCTTTTAACAACTTAGGCCTCTCCTCCCCACTTTTAGCAATCATTGAAAAACAAGGCTATACCAAAGCCTACCCAATTCAA
This portion of the Spirosomataceae bacterium TFI 002 genome encodes:
- a CDS encoding Sortilin, neurotensin receptor 3 encodes the protein MKLKLTISLCLCLLVFFESYGQRDKSVKKSVSENINSKNNSLEKLYKGKEWRNIGPYRGGRSLAVAGHKDQPFTYYFGAVGGGVWKTTDAGTNWDYISDSTFKSSSVGAIAVAPSDPNVVYVGMGEADMRSNISFGDGMYKSLDAGKTWKFIGLPKADAIATVEVHPKDANIVYVAAVGNPFAPNKERGVFRSKDGGATWDHILAKDDSTGAYHVRIDPNNPRVIYATMWQANRNGHSMSSGGKNCGLFKSTDGGDTWVSLSENPGMPKGLLGKIGIAVSPANSNRLYALIENENGGLYTSYDAGETWKLVNNDKNLWQRPWYYMNLQADPLNEEGVIILNVNAFKSTDGGKTVKRISVHHGDTHDIWINPNNSANYIIGDDGGAEVTFNDGATFSELDIPTAQFYHVHVDNEFPYNIYGSQQDNSTIKIASRTDGYSIGDKDWISVAGGESGYIAIDPLNPKITYGGSYDGYMTKHDQSTNQEQNIMVYPENNMGHTSAQKKYRFQWTFPIVFSPHDNTRLYCTSQYVHVTHDGGHSWEIISPDLTRNDPKTTGNTGGPITLDQTGAEIYATIYTLSESTLEKGNIWVGSDDGYIHVTKDNGKNWENMSIPTSELGDFAMISIIHTSEHEKGKAYVAATRYMFGDRKPYLFKTSDYGKTWTNISKGIPADEYTRVLREDPNKPGLLYTGTERGIYVSFNDGETWTPLSMNLPNTSIRDLQVQKREKDLVVATHGLSFWVLDDLTPLYEIKDKKIDLSTKEHLFKPRHAYRMGGGSSSRRSGGSVGTNAENGVLVNYYFAEKPTEELKLHFISMSNDTIITYSSKKDLKGEPFKVSKDFYVDDEKTKPMALPAKEGFNHFVWNMRYADATEIKGEKSPMWAGGLTGPKVIPGFYKMSLMAGDRLIKEERFEIIKDPRVKTSLSDLKEQESLLLKIHAKLDESHKNINQIRSIRSSVNTYMKGVKDSTLVKNFETLTTPMLKKLDELETSLVQNKAKAVQDLLAYPIRLNDKMAGLANVVESAETKPTAGSYLVFEDLKTKIEATSASLKEIVSKEVPAFNQMVKENQLPAINLE